A portion of the Deinococcus apachensis DSM 19763 genome contains these proteins:
- a CDS encoding DHH family phosphoesterase, with translation MISMNEAAPTYRQDVRAVTEKLRAHPGPIVVLSHENPDGDALGSVLGLTRALRALGKTVIAPMDVPRYLRFLSLPGEISTPLTEWPQGALAAVLDVDNNDPARVAGADLNTFTGEVVNVDHHGTNARRAAAFVVDPGRPATAMMVADVVDALGVPWSEAIATPLMLGLTTDTGSFKFDSVTPETFEVAARLRAHGARLGWLSDQLGQHPRAYYLLLREVLGTMEFLYGGRVVLARVDDAMLERSGATWEDVESYVSLLRGAEGAVLAVMVKDFGDRVKLSLRSRGNVSAQNIAVALGGGGHVPAAGASLSLSYPEVRARLEEAVAAELARAEAATV, from the coding sequence ATGATCAGCATGAACGAGGCCGCCCCGACCTACAGGCAGGATGTCAGGGCGGTCACGGAGAAACTGAGGGCGCACCCCGGCCCCATCGTGGTGCTCTCGCACGAGAATCCGGATGGGGACGCGCTGGGCAGCGTGCTGGGCCTGACCCGAGCGTTGCGGGCGCTGGGCAAGACGGTCATCGCGCCGATGGATGTGCCCCGCTACCTGCGGTTCCTGTCCCTGCCGGGCGAGATCAGCACGCCCCTCACCGAGTGGCCCCAGGGTGCCCTGGCCGCCGTGTTGGACGTGGACAACAACGATCCGGCCCGGGTGGCGGGCGCCGACCTGAACACCTTTACCGGCGAGGTCGTGAACGTGGACCACCACGGCACGAATGCCCGGCGGGCCGCCGCGTTCGTCGTGGACCCCGGCCGCCCCGCCACCGCGATGATGGTCGCCGACGTGGTGGACGCGCTGGGCGTCCCCTGGTCGGAGGCCATCGCCACTCCGCTGATGCTGGGCCTGACGACCGACACCGGATCGTTCAAATTCGACAGCGTGACGCCCGAGACCTTCGAGGTCGCCGCCCGGCTGCGGGCGCACGGGGCGCGGCTGGGCTGGCTGAGTGACCAGCTCGGCCAGCACCCGCGCGCCTACTACCTGCTGCTGCGCGAGGTGCTGGGCACGATGGAATTCCTGTACGGCGGCCGGGTGGTCCTGGCCCGCGTGGACGACGCCATGCTGGAGCGGTCGGGCGCCACCTGGGAGGACGTAGAGTCCTACGTGAGCCTGCTGCGCGGCGCCGAGGGGGCCGTCCTCGCCGTGATGGTGAAGGACTTCGGGGACCGGGTGAAGCTGTCGCTGCGCTCGCGCGGCAACGTCAGTGCCCAGAACATCGCCGTGGCGCTGGGGGGCGGCGGCCACGTCCCGGCGGCGGGCGCGTCGCTGAGCCTCTCCTACCCTGAGGTGCGCGCCCGGCTGGAGGAGGCCGTCGCGGCGGAACTCGCGCGGGCGGAGGCGGCGACGGTCTGA
- a CDS encoding serine hydrolase: MASPPPALRNKGRYVLAALALVGGLWAWRRPESSLPPAQAVSPATPDPNAPGCLGDAPAVAKAPPPLLPLSGRLGLWVAEVDPATLEPVRAVAENPDGVFPLASTYKQAVLWAVLREIDAGRLRPNERFDVSHENQSLGAYPFDGTAVRDLTVRMIHKSDNTATDILHRRVGLGTVQRLADDLGLCRTRLILTTKDWWAAQAGLSEAFNDAPDWGARVGPERERLAAAIDADARQYRADYLQRQLDRYFDGEPKPEDDLRVHNLSSPYEFATFLAHEYLRPGLSPRALEWQREVAAMGFGRPALKEETRHNVALFEGKGGNGWRILTYTGYVETKDGRHVVYAFMQHGSDETYTMPNTRRAFAWINAGIDAVLDGERASLAAKPAPR; encoded by the coding sequence ATGGCATCGCCTCCTCCCGCCCTGCGGAACAAGGGCCGGTATGTCCTGGCGGCGCTCGCCCTCGTCGGGGGGCTGTGGGCGTGGCGCCGTCCCGAGAGCAGTCTGCCCCCGGCCCAGGCGGTGTCCCCCGCCACGCCCGACCCCAACGCCCCCGGCTGCCTGGGAGACGCGCCCGCCGTAGCGAAAGCCCCGCCCCCACTCCTGCCCCTGAGCGGTCGCCTGGGCCTGTGGGTGGCGGAGGTGGACCCGGCCACCCTGGAGCCCGTCCGCGCGGTGGCCGAGAACCCCGACGGTGTGTTTCCCCTCGCCAGCACGTACAAGCAGGCGGTGCTGTGGGCGGTGCTGCGGGAGATTGACGCCGGGAGGCTCCGGCCGAACGAGCGGTTCGACGTCTCCCACGAGAACCAGAGCCTGGGCGCCTACCCCTTCGACGGCACGGCCGTCCGGGACCTCACCGTCCGCATGATTCACAAGAGCGACAACACCGCCACCGATATCCTGCACCGCCGGGTGGGACTGGGCACGGTGCAGCGGCTCGCTGACGACCTGGGCCTGTGCCGCACCCGCCTGATCCTGACGACCAAGGACTGGTGGGCGGCGCAGGCGGGGCTGTCGGAAGCGTTTAACGACGCACCGGACTGGGGCGCGCGGGTCGGCCCCGAACGCGAGCGCCTGGCCGCCGCCATCGACGCCGACGCGCGGCAGTACCGGGCAGACTACCTCCAGCGCCAGCTCGACCGGTATTTTGATGGGGAGCCCAAACCCGAGGACGACCTGCGCGTTCACAACCTTAGCTCGCCCTACGAGTTCGCCACGTTCCTCGCCCACGAGTACCTGCGCCCCGGCCTGAGCCCCCGCGCGCTGGAATGGCAGCGGGAGGTGGCGGCGATGGGCTTCGGTCGCCCGGCGCTGAAGGAGGAGACGCGGCACAACGTCGCCCTGTTCGAGGGCAAGGGGGGCAACGGCTGGCGCATCCTGACGTACACGGGTTACGTCGAGACGAAGGACGGGCGCCACGTCGTCTACGCCTTCATGCAGCACGGTTCGGACGAGACGTACACCATGCCGAACACCCGCCGCGCCTTCGCCTGGATCAACGCCGGGATTGACGCGGTGCTGGACGGGGAGCGGGCCTCTCTCGCCGCAAAACCCGCCCCACGCTGA
- a CDS encoding DegV family protein codes for MTIAIVTDSTSDLDPGLREQHGIRSVPLYVLFDGKMHKDGIDITPADLFKGLKEGKKTPSTSQPSPAEFAAVYREALQGADQVLSVHISGQLSGTVGSARLAAQEFGDRVTVVDSRSVSMGLGMQVLRAAQRAREGRTVAEIVAELERVAAKADIRFTVDTLEFLRINGRIGGAQALLGSLLNIKPILTVKNGRVESGGRVRGHKKAIADIVDHVRRYVEGNGGARVAFLSTVGGEDYLREVRAGLGALKFEDMGDHQIGAVVATHAGPGTVGATLEPLTA; via the coding sequence ATGACCATCGCCATCGTCACGGACTCCACGAGCGACCTTGATCCCGGGTTGCGTGAGCAGCACGGCATCCGCAGCGTGCCGCTGTATGTGCTGTTCGACGGTAAGATGCACAAAGACGGCATCGACATCACGCCCGCCGACCTCTTCAAGGGGCTCAAGGAGGGCAAGAAGACGCCCAGCACCTCCCAGCCCAGCCCGGCCGAATTCGCCGCGGTGTACCGCGAGGCGCTTCAGGGGGCCGATCAGGTGCTCAGCGTGCATATCAGCGGGCAGCTCTCGGGCACCGTGGGCAGTGCCCGGCTGGCAGCCCAGGAGTTCGGGGACCGGGTGACCGTGGTGGACAGCCGCTCGGTCAGCATGGGCCTGGGGATGCAGGTGCTGCGGGCCGCCCAGCGGGCGCGGGAAGGCCGCACGGTGGCCGAGATCGTGGCCGAGCTGGAGCGCGTGGCCGCCAAGGCCGACATCCGCTTTACCGTGGACACCCTGGAGTTCCTGCGGATCAACGGGCGCATCGGCGGTGCCCAGGCGCTTCTCGGCAGCCTGCTGAACATCAAGCCGATCCTGACGGTGAAGAACGGCCGGGTCGAGTCGGGCGGGCGGGTGCGCGGCCACAAAAAGGCCATCGCGGACATCGTGGACCATGTGCGGCGCTACGTGGAGGGAAACGGCGGGGCGCGGGTGGCCTTTCTCTCCACCGTGGGGGGTGAGGACTACCTGCGCGAGGTGCGCGCGGGCCTGGGCGCCCTGAAGTTCGAGGATATGGGTGACCACCAGATCGGCGCGGTCGTGGCGACGCATGCGGGGCCGGGCACGGTCGGCGCGACCCTGGAGCCCCTGACAGCGTAA
- a CDS encoding (Fe-S)-binding protein, with translation MLPLEHKILFFVFALIAGAFGLWGFYRLYQRIRRGASATEPRWNNLPERIGYALRVSLTQERTFRRRPWVSFLHAFIFYGFTYYLLVNIVDGLEGYFHFNITSENPLGAVYNVLADVLSFLVLVGVISLVIRRLFLPSKRDFKFTEKTLLHPLLKQNFILRDSLIVSAFITFHVGSRVLGQGAKMALEGGDSFQPFSTFVGNTLFGGLSERGLEGWRIFGYWGALGSVLAFLAYFPFSKHIHIFMAPLKYTVRRPVPTGVIPPMKGLEEAMEAEEPKLGVQKLEDLEWPRLLDAYACIQCNRCQDVCPANATGKALSPAALEINKRMELNVIAAHPSPFTLKPAAFESGASTAHPLLEFAINEESVWACTTCGACMQVCPVQDEQMLDIIDIRRHQVMVAGEFPPQLQTAFRGMERASNPWGISRDKRMEWAEGLRVPTIDENPEPDVLYWVGCAASYDPGAQKVARSFVQLLDKAGVSYAVLGKKEACTGDSARRSGNEFLFQQLAQENVETLNTVRPRLIVSTCPHCMNAIGNEYKQLGGDYRVIHHTEYLENLVTAGKLPLAQLHESVTYHDPCYLGRHNGVYDAPRTLITRMAGEVLELERARDNSFCCGAGGAQFWKEEEEGRERLSDNRFREIQARLDGAAQTVAEYEQTGKVVAVGCPFCKSMLNSTPEKAKRDDIVVRDVAELMLESMQRATGEWVAPAEAPESTLEESPIPTVPITAQPVAHSGETPGAGADPDILGQTSAEVLNAQPGSPLGNAHTQPEVQDTVPSPVTFSSADSSPRKTWKPKSGGDDVAQAAPAAQPAGTPTRKAWKPKSAGDDVSAASVEAVGTQPSATSETPARKAWKPKAASDDVSPVSVTLAPQTEDQSGAEPAAAPTRKAWKPKTAAQPEAQIGEAPSEPAPVVASSAAEATPAPAERKKWSPKGAASAQPAPEAPTPQPEAAAPVAESISTPQPGERKKWAPKAAASAAPAEAVPAAPVTEPVSTPTSGERPKWQPKAKAETGVSAQPAAEVTPAPEPTDPEPVMQEAGTRKKWVPKKKD, from the coding sequence TTGCTGCCGCTCGAACACAAAATCCTGTTCTTCGTCTTTGCCCTGATCGCCGGGGCCTTCGGCCTGTGGGGCTTCTACCGTCTTTACCAGAGGATTCGGCGCGGCGCGTCCGCCACCGAGCCCCGCTGGAACAACCTGCCCGAGCGTATCGGCTACGCCCTCCGCGTCAGCCTGACCCAGGAGCGCACCTTCCGCCGCCGCCCCTGGGTGAGCTTCCTGCACGCCTTCATCTTTTACGGCTTCACGTATTACCTGCTCGTCAACATCGTGGATGGGCTGGAGGGGTACTTCCACTTCAACATCACGTCGGAAAACCCCCTTGGTGCGGTCTACAACGTCCTCGCCGACGTGCTGAGCTTCCTGGTCCTCGTCGGCGTGATCTCGCTGGTGATTCGCCGCCTCTTCCTGCCCTCAAAGCGGGACTTCAAGTTTACTGAAAAGACGCTGCTGCACCCGCTCCTCAAGCAGAACTTCATCCTGCGCGACAGCCTGATCGTCTCCGCCTTCATTACCTTCCACGTTGGCAGCCGGGTCCTCGGGCAGGGGGCGAAGATGGCACTGGAGGGGGGCGACTCGTTCCAGCCGTTCTCCACGTTCGTCGGCAATACACTGTTCGGCGGGCTGAGCGAGCGGGGGCTGGAGGGCTGGCGCATCTTCGGCTATTGGGGCGCCCTCGGCTCCGTCCTCGCCTTCCTGGCCTACTTCCCCTTCTCCAAGCACATCCACATCTTCATGGCACCGCTGAAGTACACCGTGCGGCGGCCAGTTCCCACCGGCGTCATCCCACCCATGAAGGGGCTGGAGGAGGCGATGGAGGCCGAGGAGCCCAAACTCGGCGTGCAGAAGCTCGAAGACCTGGAGTGGCCCCGGTTGCTGGACGCCTACGCCTGCATCCAGTGCAACCGCTGCCAGGACGTGTGCCCAGCGAACGCGACCGGCAAGGCGCTCTCGCCCGCTGCTCTGGAGATCAACAAGCGCATGGAGCTGAACGTGATCGCGGCGCACCCCAGCCCCTTCACGCTGAAGCCCGCCGCCTTCGAGTCCGGCGCCTCGACCGCCCACCCCCTCCTCGAATTCGCCATCAACGAGGAGTCGGTGTGGGCCTGCACGACCTGCGGCGCGTGTATGCAGGTCTGCCCGGTGCAGGACGAGCAGATGCTCGACATCATCGACATCCGCCGCCATCAGGTCATGGTCGCGGGCGAGTTCCCGCCGCAGCTTCAGACGGCCTTCCGCGGCATGGAGCGTGCGAGCAACCCCTGGGGCATCAGCCGTGACAAGCGCATGGAATGGGCCGAGGGCCTGAGGGTACCGACCATCGACGAGAACCCCGAGCCCGACGTCCTCTACTGGGTCGGCTGTGCGGCCAGCTACGACCCCGGCGCGCAGAAGGTGGCCCGCTCCTTCGTGCAACTCCTCGACAAGGCGGGCGTCAGCTACGCTGTTCTGGGCAAGAAGGAGGCCTGCACGGGCGACTCCGCCCGCCGTTCGGGCAACGAGTTCCTGTTCCAGCAGCTCGCCCAGGAGAATGTCGAGACGCTGAACACGGTGCGGCCCCGGCTGATCGTCTCCACCTGCCCGCACTGCATGAACGCCATTGGCAACGAGTACAAGCAACTCGGTGGCGACTACCGGGTTATCCACCACACCGAGTACCTGGAGAACCTCGTCACGGCGGGTAAACTCCCCCTCGCCCAGCTCCACGAGTCCGTCACCTATCACGACCCCTGCTACCTGGGCCGCCACAATGGCGTGTATGACGCGCCGCGCACCCTCATCACGAGGATGGCGGGCGAGGTGCTGGAACTCGAACGCGCCCGCGACAACTCCTTCTGCTGCGGCGCGGGCGGCGCCCAGTTCTGGAAGGAGGAAGAAGAGGGCCGCGAGCGGCTGAGCGATAACCGCTTCCGGGAGATTCAGGCCCGGCTGGACGGCGCGGCCCAGACGGTCGCCGAGTACGAGCAGACCGGCAAGGTCGTGGCCGTGGGCTGCCCCTTCTGCAAGTCGATGCTGAACTCGACGCCGGAAAAGGCCAAGCGTGACGACATCGTGGTGCGGGACGTGGCCGAACTCATGCTGGAGAGCATGCAGCGCGCGACCGGCGAGTGGGTGGCGCCAGCTGAAGCTCCTGAAAGCACCCTGGAGGAGTCGCCCATTCCCACCGTGCCCATCACGGCCCAGCCCGTGGCCCACAGCGGCGAGACCCCCGGCGCGGGTGCGGACCCGGACATTCTCGGCCAGACGAGCGCCGAGGTGCTGAACGCCCAGCCCGGCAGTCCCCTGGGCAACGCGCACACGCAGCCGGAGGTGCAGGACACGGTGCCCAGCCCGGTCACCTTCAGCTCGGCGGATTCCTCGCCCCGCAAGACATGGAAGCCGAAGAGTGGGGGAGATGACGTGGCGCAGGCCGCTCCTGCCGCTCAGCCCGCCGGGACGCCAACCCGCAAGGCGTGGAAGCCGAAGAGTGCCGGGGATGACGTGAGCGCGGCGTCTGTGGAGGCGGTCGGCACTCAGCCGTCAGCCACCAGCGAGACGCCCGCTCGTAAGGCCTGGAAGCCGAAGGCGGCCAGCGACGACGTGAGCCCGGTCTCCGTCACGCTTGCGCCCCAGACCGAAGACCAGAGTGGTGCCGAGCCCGCCGCTGCCCCGACCCGCAAGGCCTGGAAGCCCAAGACGGCGGCCCAGCCGGAAGCGCAGATCGGCGAGGCGCCGTCCGAGCCTGCACCCGTCGTTGCTTCCTCTGCCGCCGAAGCCACTCCTGCCCCGGCTGAGCGCAAGAAGTGGAGTCCGAAGGGGGCGGCCTCCGCCCAACCTGCCCCGGAGGCACCGACTCCTCAGCCCGAGGCCGCTGCTCCAGTCGCCGAGTCTATCTCCACCCCCCAGCCCGGCGAGCGCAAGAAGTGGGCTCCGAAGGCCGCCGCGAGCGCCGCACCTGCCGAGGCTGTGCCTGCCGCTCCCGTCACCGAGCCTGTCTCCACCCCCACTTCCGGCGAGCGTCCCAAGTGGCAGCCGAAGGCGAAAGCTGAGACAGGTGTTTCCGCCCAGCCCGCCGCTGAGGTGACTCCTGCTCCCGAACCCACCGATCCCGAACCGGTGATGCAGGAGGCGGGCACACGCAAGAAGTGGGTGCCGAAGAAGAAGGACTGA
- a CDS encoding histidinol-phosphatase HisJ family protein, protein MLVDYHTHHYRCGHAGGNLEDYVEAAIHAGLAEIGLSDHSPIYHLGDNPHPLPGTAMSQQEFPAYLREMQDVRDRFAGSIAVRLGVESDYVLGWEDHYRGLWRQYPLDYVIGSVHWLGKWSIFSPELPPGRTPEDIYEEYLITTQAAARSRAYDILGHLDCLKTRGHIPDLSITPRLEETVRVIASTGVAIELNTSGWRKGLGEPYPREELLAVCCHYGVPVTLGSDAHSPQHVAAGFPEAVELLERVGYTSIARFEGRQRFELPLR, encoded by the coding sequence ATGCTCGTCGATTATCACACCCACCATTACCGCTGCGGCCACGCGGGCGGCAACCTGGAAGACTACGTGGAGGCGGCCATCCACGCGGGCCTCGCCGAGATTGGCCTGAGTGACCACAGCCCCATCTACCACCTCGGGGACAATCCGCACCCGTTGCCCGGCACGGCCATGTCGCAGCAGGAATTTCCCGCCTACCTGCGCGAGATGCAGGACGTCCGGGACCGCTTTGCTGGAAGTATCGCCGTCCGCCTCGGGGTCGAGAGCGACTACGTGCTGGGCTGGGAGGACCATTACCGCGGGTTGTGGCGCCAGTACCCTTTGGATTACGTGATCGGCAGCGTTCACTGGCTGGGGAAGTGGAGCATTTTCTCGCCCGAGTTGCCGCCGGGCCGCACACCGGAAGACATTTACGAGGAGTACCTGATCACCACGCAGGCCGCCGCCCGATCCAGGGCCTACGACATCCTCGGGCACCTCGACTGCCTGAAAACGCGCGGCCACATTCCCGACCTGAGCATCACGCCTCGGCTGGAGGAGACGGTGCGGGTAATCGCTTCGACTGGTGTCGCCATTGAGCTGAACACGAGCGGCTGGCGCAAGGGGCTGGGCGAGCCCTACCCGCGCGAGGAACTGCTGGCGGTGTGCTGCCACTATGGGGTGCCGGTCACCCTCGGCTCGGACGCGCATAGTCCGCAGCATGTTGCCGCGGGCTTCCCCGAGGCGGTCGAGTTGCTGGAACGGGTCGGCTACACCTCCATTGCGCGCTTTGAGGGGCGGCAAAGGTTCGAGTTGCCGCTGCGCTGA
- a CDS encoding ATP-binding protein: MSLTPTELQAYLSALATGELKLSTMIWGPPGVGKSSVVAQVAGRHGLDFVDVRLSQLAPTDLRGLPVPESDGQGGGVSKWYPPEFLPRSGRGVLFLDEVNMAPPTMQGMAQQLILDRRVGSYELPEGWFVWAAGNRKEDRASVFDMPAPLANRFLHLTVRPDFDSWRSYALGRGLHEHVIAFLTFRPELLHRLDPAQPAWPSPRAWEMASQLHRARLDVAPAVGEAAGAEFSAFVRLYEQLPDLGLVLRGQGSGLRLPDEPSVRYAAVVGLAARAATADEAYHAFQWLSESAGPEWLQLYIATLVSKFQAIGQLGELAGLLGRDERLAALVQGTLELAGG, from the coding sequence GTGAGCCTCACCCCCACCGAACTGCAAGCGTACCTCTCGGCCCTCGCCACCGGGGAACTCAAGCTCTCGACGATGATCTGGGGGCCGCCCGGCGTGGGCAAGAGCAGCGTGGTCGCACAGGTGGCCGGGCGCCACGGCCTCGACTTCGTGGACGTGCGGCTCTCACAGCTCGCGCCCACCGACTTGCGCGGCCTGCCGGTGCCCGAGTCGGACGGGCAGGGCGGCGGCGTCAGCAAGTGGTATCCGCCCGAATTCCTGCCGCGTTCGGGCCGGGGCGTCCTCTTTCTGGACGAGGTGAACATGGCGCCGCCCACCATGCAGGGGATGGCCCAGCAACTCATCCTTGACCGCCGGGTGGGGAGCTACGAGTTGCCGGAGGGCTGGTTCGTGTGGGCGGCCGGGAACCGCAAGGAGGACCGCGCCAGCGTGTTCGACATGCCCGCGCCCCTCGCCAACCGCTTCCTGCACCTGACGGTTCGGCCCGACTTCGACTCGTGGCGGTCGTATGCGCTGGGCCGCGGGCTGCACGAGCATGTCATCGCTTTCCTGACCTTCCGCCCGGAGTTGCTGCACCGCCTCGACCCTGCCCAGCCCGCCTGGCCGAGTCCCCGCGCCTGGGAGATGGCGAGCCAGCTTCACCGCGCCCGACTCGACGTGGCGCCCGCCGTGGGAGAGGCCGCCGGGGCCGAATTCAGCGCCTTCGTCCGGCTGTACGAGCAGCTTCCCGACCTCGGCCTGGTGCTGCGCGGCCAGGGCTCGGGGCTGAGGCTGCCGGACGAGCCCAGCGTCCGCTACGCCGCCGTGGTGGGGCTTGCGGCCCGCGCCGCTACTGCGGACGAGGCCTACCACGCCTTTCAGTGGCTCTCGGAGAGTGCGGGGCCGGAGTGGCTGCAACTCTACATCGCCACCCTGGTGAGCAAGTTCCAGGCCATCGGGCAACTCGGCGAGTTGGCCGGGCTTCTGGGGCGCGACGAGCGGCTAGCGGCGCTGGTGCAGGGCACGCTGGAACTGGCGGGGGGATGA
- a CDS encoding vWA domain-containing protein yields MTPPDFQRLISGSRLRLRGKSAFFATLLLHAEFVPSREVIAAGTDGERVYVNPEVAASLPPDVLDGLLLHEVLHAALSHVERRGPREKKRWNRAADTIVNGMVAATGLPVPPQATRDEHLEKLSVEEVYTALEGQAPEEGEEESDDLLDGPPSDAPPKGSKPGNSAARQWQQALAQARSVDAMSGGKGDDPLGAHRELARLAPARLDWRAQLWRFLARTPVDFGGFDRRFVGRGLYLEALDDESLTALVAVDTSGSVDDGAVRALVAEVQGVLGAYPHVKAILYYADTEAYGPFELRPGDTIPQPQGGGGTDFRPIFNLSETHEPDVLVYLTDGYGDFPEQPPKMPTLWVVPPGGLEDEGFPFGDVLRLGE; encoded by the coding sequence ATGACCCCCCCCGACTTCCAGCGCCTCATCTCTGGCTCCCGGTTGCGTCTGCGCGGCAAGTCGGCCTTTTTCGCCACCCTGCTGCTCCACGCGGAGTTCGTGCCGTCGCGGGAGGTCATCGCGGCGGGCACCGACGGCGAGCGGGTGTACGTGAACCCGGAGGTCGCGGCGAGCCTGCCGCCGGACGTGCTTGACGGCCTGCTGCTGCACGAGGTGCTGCACGCGGCGCTGTCGCACGTGGAGCGGCGCGGGCCCCGCGAGAAGAAACGCTGGAACCGGGCCGCCGACACCATTGTCAATGGGATGGTGGCTGCCACCGGGCTGCCGGTTCCCCCCCAGGCCACGCGCGACGAGCACTTGGAGAAGCTCAGCGTGGAGGAGGTCTACACCGCGTTGGAGGGCCAGGCACCCGAGGAAGGCGAGGAGGAATCGGACGACCTGCTCGACGGCCCACCCTCCGACGCCCCGCCCAAGGGGAGCAAACCCGGCAACTCGGCGGCGCGGCAGTGGCAGCAGGCCCTCGCCCAGGCGCGCAGCGTGGACGCGATGAGCGGTGGGAAGGGGGATGATCCGCTGGGAGCGCACCGCGAACTGGCCCGGCTGGCCCCCGCGCGGCTGGACTGGCGGGCGCAACTGTGGCGCTTCCTGGCCCGGACCCCGGTGGACTTCGGGGGCTTCGACCGCCGCTTCGTGGGGCGCGGGCTGTACCTGGAGGCGCTGGACGACGAGTCGCTGACCGCTCTGGTTGCGGTGGACACCTCGGGCAGTGTGGACGATGGGGCGGTGAGGGCTCTGGTCGCCGAGGTGCAGGGCGTTCTCGGCGCCTACCCGCACGTCAAGGCCATCCTCTACTACGCGGATACGGAGGCATACGGCCCCTTCGAGTTGCGGCCAGGCGACACCATTCCCCAGCCACAGGGAGGCGGAGGCACCGACTTCCGGCCCATCTTCAACCTCAGCGAGACGCACGAGCCGGACGTGCTGGTCTACCTGACGGACGGGTACGGGGATTTTCCCGAGCAGCCCCCGAAGATGCCGACTCTCTGGGTGGTGCCGCCCGGCGGGCTGGAGGACGAGGGCTTTCCCTTCGGGGACGTGTTGCGGCTGGGGGAGTAG
- a CDS encoding NADPH-dependent F420 reductase gives MRLGIIGSGMVGRTLAADLARLGHEVVIGTRDPGKLEAFVAEHPGVRAAPNSEAAAFGELVLLATNWAGTREALELAGADNLNGKVVVDITNPLDFSTGRPALALGWNTSAGEQVQGWIPGARVVKALNIVTADAMLKPREFTGGEPDMFIAGNDAEAKGEVTRLLESVGWGVVNLGDITMSRSIEPLAMIWIVHGFNSGWTKRNHAFKLLNR, from the coding sequence ATGAGACTGGGCATCATTGGTTCCGGCATGGTCGGCCGGACGCTCGCGGCGGATCTGGCGCGGCTCGGACACGAGGTCGTGATCGGCACGCGCGATCCGGGCAAGCTGGAAGCCTTCGTGGCGGAGCATCCGGGCGTACGCGCCGCCCCCAACTCTGAGGCCGCGGCCTTCGGGGAGCTGGTCCTCCTGGCGACGAACTGGGCGGGCACGCGGGAGGCCCTTGAACTCGCAGGCGCCGACAACCTGAACGGCAAGGTCGTGGTGGACATCACCAACCCGCTGGACTTCTCGACCGGACGGCCCGCCCTCGCGCTGGGCTGGAACACCTCGGCGGGCGAGCAGGTGCAGGGCTGGATTCCAGGCGCGCGGGTGGTGAAGGCGCTCAACATCGTCACCGCCGACGCGATGCTGAAGCCGCGGGAATTCACGGGCGGGGAGCCGGACATGTTCATCGCCGGAAATGACGCGGAGGCAAAGGGCGAGGTCACGCGACTCCTGGAAAGTGTCGGTTGGGGGGTGGTCAATCTGGGCGACATCACCATGAGCCGCTCTATCGAGCCGCTCGCCATGATCTGGATTGTCCACGGCTTCAACTCGGGCTGGACGAAACGCAACCACGCCTTCAAACTGCTCAACCGCTGA
- the nudC gene encoding NAD(+) diphosphatase: MIRPDSFVPSVRVTPPDDALLFIFLEGRLLLREDGALPRGRPEEFPVDLVNPLGLLDGLPVFGARLTGEAPTGFTLRPLRGVYGVLPEDLFGLAGYAAQIVEWDRTHRFCGACATPTVRSERETSKVCPNCGLTAYPRVAPVVMALVTRGEGENREFLLARGPHFAPGMYSALAGFVEPSETLEHACHREVREEVGVEIAGLRYRFSQPWPFPHSLMIAFTAEYVGGDLMLQPEEIEDAGWYRVESLPTLPPPFSIARRLIETVARGE, translated from the coding sequence ATGATTCGCCCCGACTCCTTCGTGCCGTCCGTGCGTGTGACTCCCCCGGACGATGCGCTGCTCTTCATCTTCCTGGAAGGTCGCCTCCTGCTGCGGGAGGACGGCGCGCTGCCGAGGGGACGCCCGGAGGAATTTCCCGTGGATCTCGTAAACCCGCTCGGCCTGCTGGACGGGCTGCCCGTCTTCGGTGCGCGGCTGACCGGCGAGGCCCCCACGGGCTTCACGCTCCGCCCTCTACGTGGAGTGTACGGCGTGCTGCCCGAAGACCTCTTCGGCCTCGCGGGCTACGCCGCGCAGATCGTGGAGTGGGACCGCACCCACAGATTCTGCGGGGCCTGCGCGACCCCCACCGTCCGTTCCGAGCGGGAAACGTCAAAGGTGTGCCCGAACTGCGGCCTGACCGCATACCCGCGGGTCGCCCCAGTGGTCATGGCGCTCGTCACGCGCGGGGAGGGCGAGAACCGGGAATTCCTGCTCGCCCGTGGCCCACACTTCGCGCCCGGGATGTATTCCGCGCTGGCGGGCTTCGTCGAGCCGTCCGAGACGCTGGAACACGCCTGCCACCGCGAGGTGCGCGAGGAGGTGGGGGTGGAGATCGCCGGGCTGCGCTACCGCTTCAGCCAGCCGTGGCCCTTTCCGCACTCGCTGATGATCGCCTTCACCGCCGAGTATGTGGGCGGCGACCTCATGCTCCAGCCGGAGGAGATCGAGGACGCGGGATGGTACAGGGTGGAGAGCCTCCCCACGTTGCCCCCGCCCTTCAGCATCGCGCGCAGGCTGATCGAGACGGTGGCCCGCGGGGAATGA